Proteins encoded within one genomic window of Ideonella dechloratans:
- a CDS encoding DUF3570 domain-containing protein — MAATDPRWPRWARALWAVAAPLLKLLGLTALAAPAARAVDLPQDHEEALIHLYNGGGVKAYGPALLVRKSVADKVSLTGSVYVDMVSNASIDVVTTASPFRENRVEWGLGVDHVEQDTLMHLGVSRSTEPDYVASAANLDVSQDVFGGMSTVALGFTLGQDDVGRHGETGYFDHARHWQYRLGLTQILSPRWIASVNGEAIADEGYLGNPYRVARVFGAYVPERMPRTRTARALQLRVIGDISDEGASDRSAVRASYRYYRDTWAVQAHTLELGYTRHFGPDWLGDVALRLNHQGAALFFSDNAQSETLYVTRNRQLSAFNSYALAGKLSYTLPGDTAQRYGLQLNANLELLSFHYSEFTDIRTGQLYHFNGQNLQLLLTGKF; from the coding sequence GTGGCTGCAACTGACCCCCGCTGGCCGCGCTGGGCCCGCGCCCTCTGGGCCGTGGCCGCCCCCCTGCTCAAGCTGCTGGGCCTGACTGCGCTGGCTGCCCCGGCCGCCCGTGCGGTGGACCTGCCCCAGGACCACGAGGAGGCGCTGATCCACCTCTACAACGGCGGTGGTGTGAAGGCCTACGGCCCGGCCCTGCTGGTGCGCAAGAGCGTGGCCGACAAGGTCTCGCTGACCGGCAGCGTCTATGTGGACATGGTCAGCAACGCCTCGATCGACGTGGTGACCACCGCCAGCCCCTTCCGCGAGAACCGCGTGGAATGGGGCCTGGGCGTGGACCATGTCGAGCAGGACACGCTGATGCACCTGGGCGTCTCGCGCAGCACCGAGCCCGACTACGTGGCCAGTGCCGCCAACCTGGATGTCTCGCAGGATGTCTTCGGCGGCATGAGCACCGTGGCCCTGGGCTTCACGCTGGGGCAGGACGACGTGGGCCGCCACGGTGAAACGGGCTACTTCGACCACGCGCGCCACTGGCAGTACCGCCTGGGCCTGACCCAGATCCTGAGCCCGCGCTGGATCGCCTCGGTCAACGGCGAGGCCATCGCCGACGAGGGCTACCTGGGCAACCCCTACCGGGTGGCGCGGGTGTTCGGCGCCTATGTGCCCGAGCGCATGCCGCGCACCCGCACCGCCCGCGCGCTGCAGCTGCGGGTGATCGGCGACATCAGCGACGAGGGCGCCAGCGACCGCAGCGCGGTGCGGGCGTCCTACCGCTACTACCGCGACACCTGGGCGGTGCAGGCCCACACGCTGGAGCTGGGCTACACCCGCCACTTCGGCCCGGACTGGCTGGGCGACGTGGCCCTGCGCCTGAACCACCAGGGCGCCGCCCTGTTCTTCAGCGACAACGCGCAGAGCGAAACCCTCTATGTCACCCGCAACCGCCAGCTCAGCGCCTTCAACAGCTACGCGCTGGCCGGCAAGCTCAGCTACACGCTGCCGGGCGACACCGCCCAGCGCTACGGCCTGCAGCTGAACGCCAACCTCGAGCTGCTGAGCTTCCACTACAGCGAGTTCACCGACATCCGCACCGGGCAGCTCTACCACTTCAACGGGCAGAACCTGCAGCTGCTCCTCACTGGGAAGTTCTGA
- a CDS encoding DUF4266 domain-containing protein, with amino-acid sequence MPPSPQPRALLLLGLALAGVCGGCSTEPWVKPYERERLADPMMQFSREVLADKQRDHVYSVREGARGATGVQGGGCGCN; translated from the coding sequence ATGCCCCCCTCCCCCCAGCCGCGTGCGCTGCTGCTGCTGGGACTGGCCCTGGCCGGCGTCTGCGGCGGCTGCAGCACCGAGCCCTGGGTCAAGCCCTACGAGCGCGAGCGCCTGGCCGACCCGATGATGCAGTTCTCGCGCGAGGTCCTGGCCGACAAGCAGCGCGACCACGTCTACTCGGTGCGCGAGGGCGCCCGCGGCGCCACCGGCGTGCAAGGGGGTGGCTGTGGCTGCAACTGA
- the alaS gene encoding alanine--tRNA ligase → MKAAEIRQTYLKFFESKGHTIVSSSPVVPGDDPTLLFTNAGMNQFKDVFLGFDKRPYSRATTAQKCIRAGGKHNDLDNVGYTARHHTFFEMLGNFSFGDYFKHDAISYAWELLTQHFKLPADKLWVTVYSEDDEAYEIWNKVVGVPAERIVRIGDNKGGRYMSDNFWMMGDTGPCGPCTEIFFDHGPDVAGGPPGSPDEDGDRYIEIWNNVFMQFNRTEDGVMHKLPKPSVDTGMGLERIAAVLQHVHSNYEIDLFVALIAASKAAVESAGGADIDPASPSLKVIADHIRACSFTIVDGVIPGNEGRGYVLRRIARRAIRHGYKLGARTPFFHKIVAELVNQMGEAYPELRQAQARVTEVIQQEEERFFQTIERGMEILEGALAAMEAAGAKQLDGETAFKLHDTYGFPVDLTADVCRERGVTVDQAGFDAAMARQREQARAAGKFKMAAGLEYSGVPTAFHGYEHLVCETSKVVAVYVDGTSVPEAQAGDDAVIVLDHTPFYAESGGQVGDAGELRNGTTRVLVEDTMKIQADVFGHHGRVVEGSVKVGDAFVAKVDAERRAKTVRNHSATHLMHKALREVLGAHVQQKGSLVTPERTRFDFAHTAPMTAEEIRKVEAIVNAEILANAQAKAEVMGIDDAQKSGAMMLFGEKYGDTVRVLSIGSSKELCGGTHVKATGDIGLFKVVVESGVAAGIRRIEAVTGDNALAYLQGLESTVGQVASTLKAAPSELEHRVSAVLEQVRTLEKEVAALKGKLASAQGDELLSQAVDVKGLKVLAATLEGADAKTLRETLDKLKDKLKSAAIVLAAVDGGKVQLAAGVTSDSIGKVKAGELVNFVAQQVGGKGGGKPDLAMAGGSDAAALPAALASVQAWVAERV, encoded by the coding sequence ATGAAAGCCGCCGAGATCCGCCAGACCTACCTGAAGTTCTTCGAGAGCAAGGGGCACACGATCGTGTCGTCCAGCCCGGTGGTGCCGGGCGACGACCCCACGCTGCTGTTCACCAATGCCGGGATGAACCAGTTCAAGGACGTGTTCCTGGGCTTCGACAAGCGGCCCTACAGCCGGGCGACCACGGCGCAGAAGTGCATCCGCGCCGGCGGCAAGCACAACGACCTGGACAACGTCGGCTACACCGCGCGGCACCACACCTTCTTCGAGATGCTGGGCAACTTCTCGTTCGGTGACTACTTCAAGCACGACGCGATCAGCTACGCCTGGGAACTGCTGACCCAGCACTTCAAGCTGCCGGCCGACAAGCTGTGGGTGACCGTCTATTCCGAGGACGACGAGGCGTACGAGATCTGGAACAAGGTGGTGGGCGTGCCCGCCGAGCGCATCGTGCGCATCGGCGACAACAAGGGCGGCCGCTACATGTCCGACAACTTCTGGATGATGGGCGACACGGGCCCCTGCGGCCCCTGCACCGAGATCTTCTTCGACCATGGCCCCGACGTGGCCGGCGGCCCTCCGGGCAGCCCCGATGAAGACGGTGACCGCTACATCGAGATCTGGAACAACGTGTTCATGCAGTTCAATCGCACCGAAGACGGTGTGATGCACAAGCTGCCCAAGCCCTCGGTGGACACCGGCATGGGCCTGGAGCGCATTGCCGCGGTGCTGCAGCACGTGCACTCGAACTACGAGATCGACCTCTTCGTCGCGCTGATCGCAGCGTCCAAGGCCGCGGTGGAAAGCGCCGGCGGCGCCGACATCGATCCGGCCTCGCCCAGCCTGAAGGTCATCGCCGACCACATCCGCGCCTGCTCCTTCACCATCGTCGACGGCGTGATCCCGGGCAACGAGGGCCGCGGCTATGTGCTGCGCCGCATCGCCCGCCGCGCCATCCGCCACGGCTACAAGCTCGGCGCGCGCACCCCGTTCTTCCACAAGATCGTGGCCGAGCTGGTGAACCAGATGGGCGAGGCTTATCCGGAACTGCGCCAAGCCCAGGCCCGGGTGACCGAGGTGATCCAGCAGGAAGAAGAGCGCTTCTTCCAGACCATCGAACGCGGCATGGAGATCCTGGAAGGCGCCCTGGCGGCGATGGAAGCCGCGGGGGCCAAGCAGCTCGACGGCGAGACCGCCTTCAAGCTGCACGACACCTATGGCTTCCCGGTGGACCTGACCGCCGACGTCTGCCGCGAGCGTGGCGTGACGGTGGACCAGGCGGGCTTCGACGCCGCCATGGCCCGCCAGCGCGAGCAGGCCCGTGCCGCCGGCAAGTTCAAGATGGCCGCCGGCCTGGAATACAGCGGCGTGCCCACCGCCTTCCACGGCTACGAACACCTGGTCTGCGAGACCTCCAAGGTGGTGGCTGTCTATGTAGACGGCACGTCGGTGCCCGAAGCCCAGGCCGGTGACGACGCCGTCATCGTGCTCGACCACACCCCGTTCTACGCCGAGTCCGGCGGCCAGGTGGGCGATGCGGGCGAGCTGCGCAACGGTACGACCCGCGTGCTGGTCGAGGACACGATGAAGATCCAGGCCGATGTCTTCGGCCACCATGGCCGTGTCGTCGAAGGTTCGGTCAAGGTCGGCGATGCCTTCGTGGCCAAGGTGGATGCCGAGCGCCGCGCCAAGACCGTGCGCAACCACAGCGCCACCCACCTGATGCACAAGGCCCTGCGCGAGGTGCTGGGCGCCCATGTGCAACAGAAGGGCTCGCTGGTGACGCCCGAGCGCACCCGCTTCGACTTCGCCCACACCGCGCCGATGACGGCCGAGGAGATCCGCAAGGTCGAGGCCATCGTCAACGCCGAGATTCTGGCCAACGCCCAGGCCAAGGCCGAGGTGATGGGCATCGACGACGCCCAGAAGAGCGGCGCGATGATGCTGTTCGGTGAGAAGTACGGCGACACCGTGCGCGTGCTGAGCATCGGCAGCTCCAAGGAGCTGTGCGGTGGCACCCACGTCAAGGCCACCGGCGACATCGGCCTGTTCAAGGTGGTGGTCGAAAGCGGTGTGGCCGCCGGCATCCGCCGCATCGAGGCGGTGACCGGCGACAACGCGCTGGCCTATCTGCAGGGTCTGGAAAGCACCGTGGGCCAGGTGGCCAGCACGCTCAAGGCCGCGCCCAGCGAGCTGGAGCACCGTGTGAGCGCCGTGCTGGAACAGGTCCGCACCCTGGAAAAGGAAGTGGCCGCCCTCAAGGGCAAGCTGGCCTCGGCCCAGGGCGACGAGCTGCTGTCGCAGGCGGTGGACGTGAAGGGTCTGAAGGTGCTGGCCGCGACGCTGGAAGGAGCCGATGCCAAGACCCTGCGCGAGACCCTGGACAAGCTCAAGGACAAGCTCAAGAGCGCTGCCATCGTGCTGGCGGCGGTGGACGGCGGCAAGGTGCAGCTGGCCGCGGGCGTCACGTCCGACAGCATCGGCAAGGTCAAGGCCGGCGAGCTGGTGAACTTCGTGGCCCAGCAGGTGGGCGGCAAGGGCGGCGGCAAGCCCGACCTGGCCATGGCCGGTGGCAGCGATGCCGCGGCCCTGCCGGCGGCGCTGGCCTCGGTGCAGGCCTGGGTGGCCGAGCGGGTCTGA
- a CDS encoding outer membrane beta-barrel domain-containing protein, translating into MRRSLLPLLLAAPLLAPLVSQAADAASEAPVQPQIDRRDVRVPRFPSNDFEVGLFFGPYSTQNFGSSIAVGGRLGYHITEDFFVEAAYGRTTVSDDAFKRVLPGGVFTPGENKLSYSDLSVGVNVLPGEVFLGRDHALPSQLYLIAGAGTTHFNGQRQQTFNFGLGTKVYWNDSFALRVDLRDHVFSLDLLGKRDSTHNLELTAGASFLF; encoded by the coding sequence ATGCGACGCTCCCTCCTTCCCCTGCTGCTGGCCGCGCCCCTGCTTGCTCCCCTGGTCAGCCAGGCGGCCGACGCCGCCAGCGAAGCCCCCGTGCAGCCGCAGATCGACCGCCGCGACGTGCGGGTGCCACGCTTCCCCTCCAACGACTTCGAAGTCGGTCTGTTCTTCGGTCCCTACTCGACCCAGAACTTCGGCAGCAGCATCGCCGTGGGCGGACGCCTGGGCTACCACATCACCGAGGACTTCTTCGTCGAGGCCGCCTACGGCCGCACCACGGTGAGCGACGACGCCTTCAAGCGCGTGCTGCCGGGCGGCGTCTTCACGCCGGGCGAGAACAAGCTCAGCTACAGCGATCTGTCGGTGGGTGTGAACGTGCTGCCCGGCGAGGTCTTCCTCGGGCGTGACCACGCCCTGCCCTCGCAGCTCTACCTGATCGCCGGCGCCGGCACCACCCATTTCAACGGCCAGCGCCAGCAGACCTTCAACTTCGGCCTGGGCACCAAGGTGTACTGGAACGACAGCTTCGCGCTGCGGGTGGACCTGCGCGACCACGTGTTCTCGCTGGACCTGCTGGGCAAGCGCGACAGCACCCACAACCTCGAGCTGACCGCCGGCGCCTCCTTCCTGTTCTGA
- a CDS encoding SH3 domain-containing protein → MRTAHAFATALLSALLLTLQTAPAWGQDAGAAPPAEAAPAPGILDRWFPPKPEGLDAQERLQVTAPFVELHTGPGRGYPVFHVVEREGWITIVLRHTDWYKVRTEDGKIGWMNREQLASTLTASGDRKTFREVVLDDYLRRRVEMGATFGRFDSEPVIKLWGGYRLSDTLSVELASSQVQGVYAGTSLWHVALLTEPWFKQRLSPFFGVGVGRFHNVPNKSLIDAHTTDANLGMVTLGVKYHLSERFVARLDFELTTAFLSDAKTSDYGAYNAGLSFFF, encoded by the coding sequence ATGCGCACCGCCCACGCCTTCGCCACTGCCCTGCTGTCGGCCCTGCTGCTGACCCTGCAGACCGCGCCCGCCTGGGGACAGGACGCCGGCGCGGCGCCCCCCGCCGAGGCGGCGCCTGCGCCCGGCATCCTGGACCGCTGGTTCCCGCCCAAGCCGGAAGGCCTGGACGCGCAGGAGCGACTGCAGGTCACCGCGCCCTTCGTCGAACTGCACACCGGCCCGGGTCGCGGCTACCCGGTGTTCCATGTGGTCGAGCGCGAGGGCTGGATCACCATCGTGCTGCGCCACACCGACTGGTACAAGGTGCGCACCGAGGACGGCAAGATCGGCTGGATGAACCGCGAGCAGCTGGCCAGCACCCTCACCGCCTCGGGCGACCGCAAGACCTTCCGCGAGGTGGTGCTGGACGACTACCTGCGCCGGCGCGTCGAGATGGGTGCCACCTTCGGCCGCTTCGATTCGGAGCCGGTCATCAAGCTCTGGGGCGGCTACCGCCTGTCCGACACGCTCAGCGTGGAGCTGGCCTCCAGCCAGGTGCAGGGCGTCTATGCCGGCACCAGCCTGTGGCATGTGGCCCTGCTGACCGAGCCCTGGTTCAAGCAGCGCCTCTCGCCCTTCTTCGGCGTGGGCGTCGGTCGCTTCCACAACGTGCCCAACAAGAGCCTGATCGACGCCCACACCACCGACGCCAACCTGGGCATGGTCACGCTGGGCGTCAAGTACCACCTCAGCGAGCGCTTCGTCGCCCGGCTGGACTTCGAACTCACCACGGCCTTCCTCTCCGACGCCAAGACCTCCGACTACGGCGCCTACAACGCCGGCCTCTCCTTCTTCTTCTGA
- a CDS encoding HzsA-related protein produces the protein MKPIHPLPPSLRLAAAGLLAALGVLAGCSGSTSGSGTATVAGDVPLVYVKRADTLNLNPTDGAPFAPGGDLMLREKSSPSAPEHNLTQQFTQGKGDVSGPEVSYDAKKVVFAMRCPSSNTSKIDGVAACTGRWNLWEYDMSSGGLTGGSFRRLTASTTDDDVDPVYLPGHRGFVFTSNRQTKSHLDQALGRSYYALDEYERQRVFNLHTMDADGGSITQISFNQSHDRSPVIRPNGDIMFSRWDHVGDRNHFKVFRMKPDGTDMFVLYGAHSEGNTYLHPRDMDPSGKYAGYLSTDAMPLQRTKEGGALLLIDAANYSEQNTPANSTVPTTGGQQQLTAQELNMDRGFSRYGRVNTPYPLWDGTNRLLLAYKPCEVTRNGEVTPCAKLSSDEIARLETTDRTKEELAADTVQDNVPPHYAIYMFDPAQQTWLVVAAPPAGFMYIDPVALQARTEPHTVEATNVDADLAAQNLGLLEVRSVYDTDGLGRMGDAVLGAADLKSGCTTAIAKTTPTDALDTRPQVADLIRMKNPADSAYGCSPARFVRAVRAVAPPANTMNLREAIGETNFEPQQILGYAPIEPDGSFKLVVPADTPIGLAVVDSEGRAFQTHTNWIQIRPGERRTCDGCHSPRRGASLNSGSIVDTMPSALRSALASAHLSGETMASTRTRLDANALKLVSDLIYQDVWADTTQAGVSARAPISLRYTGNTDPSQDLATPVPTNGIINYPEHIQPLWTRNRGSNTCTNCHNASAGLNLLGTVAGSGRLASYDELLIGDPVIDPSTGLPKTQLKDGVPEVVRQPALVNTDASEGDALGLARKSRLMEILAGQLLMSSADAQTAHPTPTTVNHAGMLNAAEKRLLAEWMDLGGKYYNDPFNANAGVRTISTLSLDSFEAKVLPILNSTCATYCHMGVGSGAGKSFIHNRFVLTGDPEGDYNVTLTMISDTCNPASNTLLSKPSTIPHPSGATGQTTPVLPAGGTDFATIVQWIATGCPTP, from the coding sequence ATGAAGCCCATCCACCCTCTCCCGCCGAGCCTGCGGCTGGCTGCGGCCGGCCTGCTGGCCGCCCTGGGCGTGCTGGCCGGCTGCTCCGGCAGCACCAGCGGCAGCGGCACCGCCACCGTTGCGGGGGACGTGCCCCTGGTCTACGTCAAGCGCGCGGACACCCTGAACCTCAACCCCACGGATGGCGCCCCCTTTGCCCCCGGCGGGGACCTGATGCTGCGCGAGAAGTCCTCGCCCAGCGCCCCGGAGCACAACCTGACCCAGCAGTTCACCCAGGGCAAGGGTGATGTGTCCGGGCCCGAGGTGTCCTACGACGCCAAGAAGGTGGTGTTCGCCATGCGCTGCCCCAGCAGCAACACCTCCAAGATCGACGGCGTGGCCGCCTGCACCGGCCGCTGGAACCTCTGGGAATACGACATGAGCAGCGGCGGACTCACCGGCGGCAGCTTCCGCCGGCTGACCGCCTCCACCACCGATGACGACGTGGACCCGGTCTACCTGCCGGGTCACCGTGGCTTCGTCTTCACGTCCAACCGCCAGACCAAGTCCCATCTGGACCAGGCCCTGGGCCGCAGCTACTACGCACTGGACGAGTACGAGCGCCAGCGCGTGTTCAACCTGCATACCATGGATGCCGACGGCGGCAGCATCACCCAGATCTCCTTCAACCAGAGCCACGACCGCAGCCCGGTGATCCGTCCCAACGGCGACATCATGTTCTCGCGCTGGGACCACGTGGGCGACCGCAACCACTTCAAGGTCTTCCGCATGAAGCCCGATGGCACGGACATGTTCGTGCTTTACGGCGCCCACAGCGAAGGCAACACCTACCTGCATCCGCGCGACATGGACCCGTCCGGCAAGTACGCCGGCTACCTGTCCACCGACGCCATGCCCCTGCAGCGCACCAAGGAAGGCGGCGCGCTGCTGCTGATCGACGCGGCCAACTATTCCGAGCAGAACACGCCGGCCAACTCGACGGTGCCCACCACCGGCGGCCAACAGCAGCTGACCGCGCAGGAACTCAACATGGACCGCGGCTTCTCGCGCTACGGCCGTGTCAACACCCCCTACCCGCTGTGGGACGGCACCAACCGCCTGCTGCTGGCCTACAAGCCCTGCGAAGTGACCCGCAACGGAGAAGTCACGCCCTGTGCCAAGCTGAGCAGCGACGAGATCGCCCGGCTGGAAACCACCGACCGCACCAAGGAGGAATTGGCCGCCGACACGGTGCAGGACAACGTGCCGCCGCACTATGCCATCTACATGTTCGATCCGGCCCAGCAGACCTGGCTGGTCGTGGCCGCCCCGCCCGCGGGCTTCATGTACATCGACCCGGTGGCCCTGCAGGCCCGCACCGAGCCGCACACGGTGGAGGCCACCAATGTGGACGCCGATCTGGCGGCCCAGAACCTGGGCCTGCTGGAGGTGCGCAGCGTCTATGACACCGACGGCCTGGGCCGCATGGGCGACGCGGTGCTGGGCGCCGCCGACCTGAAGAGCGGCTGCACCACCGCCATCGCCAAGACCACCCCCACCGATGCGCTGGACACCCGGCCCCAGGTGGCCGACCTGATCCGCATGAAGAACCCGGCCGACAGCGCCTATGGCTGCTCGCCGGCCCGCTTCGTGCGCGCGGTGCGCGCCGTGGCACCGCCGGCCAACACCATGAACCTGCGCGAGGCCATCGGCGAGACCAACTTCGAGCCGCAGCAGATCCTGGGTTATGCGCCGATCGAGCCCGACGGCTCCTTCAAGCTGGTGGTGCCGGCCGACACCCCGATCGGGCTGGCTGTGGTGGATTCGGAAGGCCGCGCCTTCCAGACCCACACCAACTGGATCCAGATCCGCCCGGGTGAGCGCCGCACCTGTGACGGCTGCCACAGCCCGCGCCGCGGCGCCTCGCTCAACAGCGGCAGCATCGTCGACACCATGCCCTCGGCCCTGCGCAGCGCCCTGGCCTCGGCCCACCTCTCGGGCGAGACCATGGCCTCCACCCGCACCCGGCTGGATGCCAACGCCCTGAAGCTGGTGTCCGACCTGATCTACCAGGATGTCTGGGCCGACACCACCCAGGCCGGCGTGAGCGCCCGCGCGCCGATCAGCCTGCGCTACACCGGCAACACCGATCCCAGCCAGGATCTGGCCACGCCCGTGCCCACCAACGGCATCATCAACTACCCGGAGCACATCCAGCCGCTGTGGACCCGCAACCGGGGCAGCAACACCTGCACCAACTGCCACAACGCCAGCGCCGGTCTGAACCTGCTGGGCACCGTGGCCGGCTCGGGCCGCCTGGCCTCCTATGACGAGTTGCTGATCGGCGACCCGGTGATCGACCCCAGCACCGGTTTGCCCAAGACCCAGCTCAAGGACGGTGTGCCAGAAGTGGTGCGCCAGCCCGCGCTGGTGAACACCGATGCCAGCGAAGGCGACGCCCTGGGCCTGGCCCGCAAGAGCCGGCTGATGGAGATCCTGGCGGGTCAGCTGCTGATGTCCTCGGCCGACGCGCAGACCGCCCACCCCACCCCCACCACGGTCAACCATGCCGGCATGCTCAACGCGGCGGAAAAGCGCCTGCTGGCCGAATGGATGGACCTGGGGGGCAAGTACTACAACGACCCCTTCAACGCCAACGCCGGCGTGCGAACCATCAGTACCCTGAGCCTGGACAGCTTCGAGGCCAAGGTGCTGCCCATCCTGAACAGCACCTGCGCCACCTACTGTCACATGGGCGTGGGCAGCGGCGCGGGCAAGTCCTTCATCCACAACCGCTTCGTGCTGACCGGCGACCCGGAGGGGGACTACAACGTCACGCTGACGATGATCTCGGACACCTGCAACCCCGCCAGCAACACCCTGCTGAGCAAGCCGTCCACCATCCCCCACCCCAGCGGTGCCACCGGCCAGACCACCCCGGTCCTGCCGGCCGGCGGCACCGATTTCGCCACCATCGTCCAGTGGATCGCCACCGGCTGCCCCACCCCATGA
- a CDS encoding AraC family transcriptional regulator, translating into MRRLHLLLGTALLALGLSLSARAQTPPADAASAAPAPAPAASASAPLPSDAALDARAEDLKREVITLNRDLLALEEELLYPASTQVNVFVSMDVGKLFMLESVQVKVDDKLVAQHLYTPAEVKALHRGGVQRLFVGNLRSGPHEITAFFTGQGPHERDYKRGTTLQFDKGSETRNIELKVRDALGKLQPEFDVKVWP; encoded by the coding sequence ATGCGACGACTCCACCTCCTGCTGGGCACCGCCCTGCTCGCCCTGGGCCTGAGCCTGTCCGCCCGGGCCCAGACCCCGCCCGCCGATGCCGCATCCGCCGCGCCGGCCCCGGCCCCGGCCGCCAGCGCCTCGGCTCCCCTGCCGAGCGACGCCGCGCTCGACGCCCGTGCCGAAGACCTCAAGCGCGAGGTGATCACGCTCAACCGCGACCTGCTGGCTCTGGAGGAAGAGTTGCTCTACCCGGCCAGCACCCAGGTCAACGTCTTCGTCTCGATGGACGTGGGCAAGCTGTTCATGCTGGAGTCGGTGCAGGTCAAAGTGGATGACAAGCTGGTCGCCCAGCACCTCTACACCCCGGCCGAGGTCAAGGCCTTGCACCGCGGCGGCGTGCAGCGCCTGTTCGTGGGCAACCTGCGCAGCGGCCCGCACGAGATCACCGCCTTCTTCACCGGCCAGGGCCCGCACGAGCGCGACTACAAGCGCGGCACCACGCTGCAGTTCGACAAGGGCAGCGAGACCCGCAACATCGAGCTGAAGGTGCGCGATGCCCTGGGCAAGCTGCAGCCCGAGTTCGACGTCAAAGTCTGGCCGTGA
- a CDS encoding FAD:protein FMN transferase codes for MGTAITAELWADSPAQAEQALGLVMDEMHRIDRCMSPHRPDSELSRINREAARQAVPLSPEMARLIDRALTFSALSEGAFDISFAAVGQHYDYRTGQAPDTDTLTQARAAIGWRGLLLDRAAGTLRFARPGMRIDLGGFAKGHAVDNAIALLRAQGIRHAMVSAGGDSHVLGDRHGRPWSVAIRDPRREGGVVAVLPLEDVSISTSGDYERFFERDGVRHHHLLDPRTGESARGVRSVTILAPDGLTCEGLSKTVFVLGPTRGLALIHTLPDVDAVVIDDQGAMHVSEGLAQPLTAGAAAAATTSRGDLAP; via the coding sequence ATGGGCACGGCCATCACCGCCGAACTCTGGGCCGACAGCCCCGCCCAGGCCGAGCAGGCCCTGGGGCTGGTGATGGACGAGATGCACCGGATCGACCGCTGCATGAGCCCGCACCGTCCGGACTCCGAGCTCTCCCGCATCAACCGGGAGGCCGCCCGGCAAGCCGTGCCGCTGAGCCCGGAGATGGCCCGGCTGATCGACCGGGCGCTGACCTTCTCCGCCCTGTCCGAAGGCGCCTTCGACATCAGCTTTGCCGCGGTGGGCCAGCACTACGACTACCGCACCGGCCAGGCCCCCGACACCGACACCCTGACGCAGGCCCGCGCAGCCATCGGCTGGCGCGGCCTGCTGCTGGACCGCGCCGCCGGCACCTTGCGCTTTGCCCGGCCCGGCATGCGCATCGACCTGGGCGGCTTTGCCAAGGGGCACGCGGTGGACAACGCCATTGCCCTGCTGCGCGCCCAGGGCATCCGCCACGCCATGGTCTCCGCCGGCGGCGACAGCCACGTGCTGGGCGACCGGCACGGCCGCCCCTGGAGCGTGGCCATCCGCGACCCGCGCCGCGAAGGCGGCGTGGTGGCCGTGCTGCCGCTGGAGGACGTCTCCATCTCCACCTCCGGCGACTACGAGCGCTTCTTCGAGCGCGACGGCGTGCGCCACCACCACCTGCTGGACCCGCGCACCGGCGAATCCGCCCGCGGTGTGCGCAGCGTGACCATCCTCGCGCCCGATGGCCTGACTTGCGAAGGTCTGTCCAAGACCGTTTTCGTGCTGGGCCCCACGCGCGGCCTGGCCCTGATCCACACCTTGCCCGATGTCGATGCCGTCGTGATTGACGACCAGGGCGCCATGCATGTCAGCGAGGGCCTGGCCCAACCGCTGACCGCGGGGGCTGCGGCCGCCGCCACCACATCCCGGGGAGACCTCGCACCATGA
- a CDS encoding TlpA family protein disulfide reductase: MLLRRALVLSSLGLLSFTAAQAATPAPGGTAPDFTLRALHGPNLRLKEQRGQVVLLNFWASWCGPCREEMPQLDRLYRKYQSAGFTLLGVSVDDDPKAAGAMADKLGVAFPVLLDSDKQVSKAYDLSAMPSTVLIDRDGRVRYLHRGYRDGFIATYEQQIRELLKD, translated from the coding sequence ATGTTGTTGCGCCGTGCCCTGGTCCTGTCCTCGCTGGGTCTCCTGTCCTTCACTGCCGCCCAGGCGGCCACGCCCGCCCCAGGCGGCACCGCCCCGGATTTCACCCTGCGCGCCCTGCACGGCCCCAACCTGCGCCTGAAGGAGCAGCGTGGCCAGGTGGTGCTGCTGAACTTCTGGGCCAGCTGGTGCGGTCCCTGCCGGGAGGAGATGCCCCAGCTCGACCGGCTCTACCGCAAGTACCAGTCGGCCGGCTTCACCCTGCTGGGCGTGAGCGTGGACGACGACCCCAAGGCCGCCGGCGCCATGGCCGACAAGCTGGGCGTGGCCTTCCCGGTGCTGCTCGACAGCGACAAGCAGGTCAGCAAGGCCTATGACCTCAGCGCCATGCCCTCGACCGTGCTGATCGACCGCGACGGCCGCGTGCGCTACCTACACCGCGGCTACCGCGACGGTTTCATCGCCACCTACGAGCAGCAGATCCGCGAGCTGCTGAAGGACTGA